Proteins found in one Planctomycetes bacterium MalM25 genomic segment:
- the waaA gene encoding 3-deoxy-D-manno-octulosonic acid transferase has protein sequence MSRLTRWSLNGAYAAALTLASPAVAWAAWRDGKYREGHAAKLLGRVPERTSQRRCVWLHAVSVGEVNLLGVLIDEFRGRHPDWDVVVSTTTKTGYDLARKKYGGEHTVFYAPLDFSWAVDEAMRRIRPDLLLLAELELWPNLIDSAKRHGARVGIVNGRLSENSFKGYRRVGSLVRKTLEKIDLVAAQDEATADRFRTLGAPRVAVSGSLKYDGASTDRRNPRTAALRELAGFDGSETAWLAGSTQAPEESVCLRVFESIREDHPDLRLVLVPRHPERFEEVAQLLKESGLPFALRSQLNRNSQPAERPHAEQPHAQQPHAQQPHSGQPKGGQPRPSLVGVTDQAQAQAQDLNGPQPESPAVLLVDTVGELGAWWGTAQLGFVGGSFGDRGGQNMIEPAAYGVATCYGPNTRNFRDIVAALEGADAAHTVQDEDDLEAFLRGCLELPEEARALGDRARAFVATQLGATGRTVDLLDEIIPAEATPSKAAA, from the coding sequence ATGTCTCGCCTCACCCGCTGGTCTCTGAACGGCGCCTACGCCGCGGCCCTCACGCTCGCCTCGCCGGCGGTGGCTTGGGCCGCTTGGCGGGATGGCAAATACCGCGAGGGGCACGCCGCCAAGCTGCTGGGCCGCGTCCCCGAGCGCACCAGCCAGCGCCGCTGCGTCTGGCTGCACGCGGTGAGCGTCGGCGAGGTGAACCTGCTCGGCGTGCTGATCGACGAGTTCCGCGGACGGCATCCCGATTGGGACGTGGTGGTCTCGACAACAACCAAGACCGGCTACGACCTCGCCCGCAAGAAGTATGGCGGCGAGCACACGGTCTTCTACGCCCCGCTCGATTTCTCGTGGGCCGTCGACGAGGCGATGCGCCGCATTCGGCCTGACTTGCTGTTGCTTGCCGAATTGGAACTCTGGCCCAACCTGATCGACTCCGCAAAGCGCCACGGCGCGCGCGTGGGCATCGTCAACGGTCGGCTCAGCGAGAACAGCTTCAAGGGCTACCGCCGTGTCGGCTCGCTGGTGCGGAAGACCTTGGAGAAGATCGACCTGGTCGCCGCCCAGGACGAGGCGACCGCCGACCGGTTTCGCACGCTCGGCGCGCCGCGCGTCGCGGTGAGCGGCTCGCTCAAGTACGACGGCGCCTCGACCGATCGACGGAACCCACGGACGGCCGCGCTGCGCGAGCTGGCCGGCTTCGACGGTTCGGAAACGGCCTGGCTCGCTGGCAGCACGCAAGCGCCCGAAGAATCGGTCTGCTTGCGGGTCTTTGAATCGATCCGCGAAGACCACCCCGACCTGCGGCTCGTGCTGGTCCCGCGGCACCCCGAGCGCTTCGAGGAAGTGGCTCAACTGCTAAAGGAGAGCGGACTTCCTTTTGCGTTACGCAGCCAACTGAACCGGAACTCACAACCCGCTGAGCGGCCCCACGCTGAGCAACCCCACGCTCAGCAACCCCACGCTCAGCAACCCCACAGTGGGCAGCCCAAGGGTGGGCAGCCCCGACCAAGCTTGGTCGGGGTTACTGACCAAGCCCAAGCCCAAGCCCAAGACCTCAACGGCCCCCAACCCGAATCCCCGGCCGTCCTGCTCGTGGACACAGTCGGAGAGCTCGGCGCGTGGTGGGGGACCGCTCAACTCGGCTTCGTGGGGGGCAGCTTCGGCGACCGGGGGGGCCAGAACATGATCGAACCGGCCGCCTACGGCGTGGCGACCTGCTACGGGCCGAACACCCGGAACTTCCGCGACATCGTCGCCGCGCTCGAAGGCGCCGACGCGGCCCACACGGTGCAGGACGAGGACGACCTCGAGGCGTTCCTCCGCGGCTGCCTCGAGCTGCCCGAGGAGGCCCGCGCCCTCGGCGACCGCGCCCGGGCTTTCGTCGCCACGCAGCTCGGCGCGACCGGACGCACCGTTGATCTGTTGGACGAGATTATCCCGGCCGAAGCCACGCCAAGCAAAGCGGCCGCCTAG